The Metallosphaera hakonensis JCM 8857 = DSM 7519 genome includes the window TCTGGGTGGTGTTCTTTACCTCCTCAATCTCCCTAACCACGGTTTACCATGGCATAAGTTTCGCTAGAGCCTCTTAGAGGAGATCCGGTCTCTGCATCAGCGCCTCCACTATTATTGAAGGATTGTCCCTCAACACCTTCCTTATCTCGTCTGTGAGCGACATGCCCAATAACTAGTTTGATCCGCGCAATAAAACCTTAACTAATACCTCGTTATGGGACCTTAAGTCACTTGACAAGAGTCATGGGTTGTTCCCAATTCAGTTTATTCAAGATCTATAACTAATTTGTATCGAATACCGAGTATGGATTCAGATTTCCATTGTGAATTGTAATTATGGCAAAAAAGATCAAATAAAGGATATTGTTAAGCACGAATCTCTACTTTCAATACGAGAATATTCAGTAAAATTCATTTAATTTTCCTAAATGAGCTAAATTTCCTATGAAGATGTGAATAGACCAAGCATATTCTTCCCATTTTAGGATCTCTTCATCTTTCCATGTGACCAGTCCTTGATTTCCCTTAAATTAGAGATCGTGGGTTGATTTAAAAGTGAGCATGACGTAAACATTGATGAAATCTGAAAAAATCCAAAAAGGATGTCGCGTTGGGGAGGAGAGAAGAAGTGAAACAAAAATTTCAAAGTTCCCTCAATGTCATTAATCTAGCTAGACGTTTGTGGATATTCTGGTCTTACACGTGGTTTACTTTGGGATTCCATGGGTCTGCCTCAATGTGGTACTCATCAAAACCACGTCTAATCCGAGGAGGTGTCCTTCTTTGATTGGGACCATGGATACACTGAGTTCAACGGGGCCTGTAATCCTCTGTCCTCGTGGGCCGATCTGTTAAGTTTGACGAGCGATTCCTGAGCATAGAACCCCTGGGGTTTGTTACCCTCCGTGATATATTCCTAGCAGACGTGCCTATTTATAACTTCACGGTAGATGTAACGGAGACCGTGCTTGACCCCGCTCTCGAGAGCTTACATAGATGTGTGACATCATTTTTAGCAAATAGGCACCTGAACCCTCTCGATACCAAGGGTGGCTGTGGAGTCTACCACAACTTCACTATTATAGGAAGTTGTCGCTTCTATCCCTCTCCTTTCCAATGGAGACGACCCTGAAGTTCTTTTTCGTTGGGGTTAGATAGATCAAGACGTTGTCCTGATCCTTGATAATTCTTTTCAATTCTTCTGAGAGTAGTTCTAAGTTCCCCTCAGTAATCTCACCTTCGAAGACGGATCTCTGAATCCACGTTAGATACTTTCTGCAGGTCTTTAGGACCTTGGAAACTCTGCTCTCATCTATGTCATAAACTAAAATGGCATACATAAATATTTGATTACATCAGGGTAATAAGAACTTAATTGAGAGGGTCTCGGTTCACCGACGCACGGATTAAGTCGGCGCCGTTTAGGATAAGCTATTTCAAACCTTTAAAGGAGACCTATGGGATGTCTGCATTAGCAGAATGTAAGATGGAGACGGGCCGAATGATGAATGGCTGGCACTGCGGTTAGTTATAACTGACCGAGAGACTGATTCATTCACAATCCCCACAATAAAAACGATATGGGGAATGTTATCATAAAGTCTAACTTGGACCCTCAAAAGGTCTTTACAATTTATAATCACCTCATGTTTCAAACCCTCTAAGGAACCCTACAAACACCCGAGAAGAAGGAGAGGAGGAGATTATGAGTCAAGGTTTCAAACCCTCTAAGGAACCCTACAAACTCTTCAGGATGTCTACTACGAGCTCTACGTCATCGTGTTTCAAACCCTCTAAGGAACCCTACAAACCCTGTCTCTGTAGAGAGTATTCTACTTTCTCAGGCGAGTTTCAAACCCTCTAAGGAACCCTACAAACCCAGGAGGAACCGAAACCGTGTCGGTAACCGTATGAGGCTTCAAACCCTCTAAGGAACCCTACAAACTCGTTGTCGCCTGTTTCTATTGTGAGGGCTAGGCAGATTGTTTCAAACCCTCTAAGGAACCCTACAAACTTCGTGGACCAGAACGGAACCACTACGTTTCTAGACGTTTCAAACCCTCTAAGGAACCCTACAAACCTGAAGGTCATCACCAGGAAGCAGGCCTTTGAACTGCGTTTCAAACCCTCTAAGGAACTCTACAAACTCAGTTGTGAGACCTTCCTTGAGTAGTAGATAGCTAGTTTCAAACCCTCTAAGGAACTCTACAAACCGGACACCTTGTTGTAGACAAGCTTACAGGAGAGCATGGTTTCAAACCCTCTAAGGAACCCTACAAACCTCAGGGTTTCAGGGAGCAGGGAAGACAACTTATGCGGGTTTCAAACCCTCTAAGGAACCCTACAAACCTCACTCTCTTGAGAAAATCAATTTTCTTTTGTTTCGGTTTCAAACCCTCTAAGGAACCCTACAAACCGATATTGGGCGTTTCTACTTCTGCTATTACTTCCCGTTTCAAACCCTCTAAGGAACCCTACAAACTTAAGCATGCTAATGACCTCGGGAAGGGGAGGATCTCGTTTCAAACCCTCTAAGGAACCCTACAAACTCTGATAAGTGCCGGGAAATCGGTGCTGAAGGACTAGTTTCAAACCCTCTAAGGAACCCTACAAACTCTCTTTCTGCCGGATTAGCTAAATTGCTAGTTTCTCCGTTTCAAACCCTCTAAGGAACCCTACAAACTGATAACTCGGCATCAACAACTTCCTCATACTTTGAAGTTTCAAACCCTCTAAGGAACCCTACAAACGCTATTCCTCAGGGTTTTCAGCTTTTAAGATCCTTTGTAGTTTCAAACCCTCTAAGGAACCCTACAAACTGAAAATCTTAGTTGTCGATGGTGTAGACGGAGTGGGGTTTCAAACCCTCTAAGGAACCCTACAAACGAGATATTTAAATCTTTCTACCCCTTTCTCCTCTCCCCGTTTCAAACCCTCTAAGGAACCCTACAAACTGGAACAGCTGTACACAGGGAAGTCCCTCACCTGGATGTTTCAAACCCTCTAAGGAACCCTACAAACATTTTCTTTCCTAGCGGTAAGTCTTGCGTGACAAACTGTTTCAAACCCTCTAAGGAACCCTACAAACGAAAACAGAGGAAAATACGTGGGTCAGGTGGAGAGAGGTTTCAAACCCTCTAAGGAACCCTACAAACACACTGTGTCGTCTCTTGCCCCCATTCCCGTTCTGCGAGTTTCAAACCCTCTAAGGAACCCTACAAACTAAGAGATTTCAATAAGACGGTTATCGGTCTTATTCCGTTTCAAACCCTCTAAGGAACCCTACAAACATAACCCTGTAGACCTATCATCGTTCTGGAGTTCATGTTTCAAACCCTCTAAGGAACCCTACAAACAGTTCCATGGGGTTCAAAGTGGTATATATCCACTTCCCCATGTTTCAAACCCTCTAAGGAACCCTACAAACGGATCCACATAGAAAAGCGTTGGAAGAGGCAATGAGTTTCAAACCCTCTAAGGAACCCTACAAACAAGTAAGCATGGGTTTACTGTTGAACGCTATACTCGGTTTCAAACCCTCTAAGGAACCCTACAAACCAATCAAGTAGAATATCTTATACGAGAATTTAATATTCCGTTTCAAACCCTCTAAGGAACCCTACAAACCTGAGGATCCTCCTGGCTGCCCTATCTGTGCTCACGTTTCAAACCCTCTAAGGAACCCTACAAACTATGTATTTCCTAAATTACTCCGTGTGAATTCCCACGCGTTTCAAACCCTCTAAGGAACCCTACAAACTCAACGTCTGAAACCGCTTATAGATGCTGGACTATTGTTTCAAACCCTCTAAGGAACCCTACAAACCTTCAAAAGCAGATGAAGAACTACGTCTTTGTAAAGAAGTTTCAAACCCTCTAAGGAACCCTACAAACCTCCTTTTTCTATTTCTTCTCTTTTCTTTCTATTTCTCTGTTTCAAACCCTCTAAGGAACCCTACAAACTTCCATTGCCATGATGTAAATTCATCAAATGGTGGGATGTTTCAAACCCTCTAAGGAACCCTACAAACTATTTAACAGGTGGTAATACAGTTTCTCAAATTTTAGTTTCAAACCCTCTAAGGAACCCTACAAACTTCCACAAAATATTACGGCTCAACAAGGAAATTTTTGTTTCAAACCCTCTAAGGAACCCTACAAACTGAATCTCTCCCGCCTGAAAAGAAGCAATCGAAAACATGTTTCAAACCCTCTAAGGAACCCTACAAACTCTTCACCAATAACCGTTTATCATGCTCAGAATACAGTTTCAAACCCTCTAAGGAACCCTACAAACCGAATATTACATCGCTCCTCCGTGCCGTATATCCGGTTTCAAACCCTCTAAGGAACCCTACAAACAAGGTGACAATAAGGTAATGGATAGTACAGTGATAGCTAGTTTCAAACCCTCTAAGGAACCCTACAAACCTTCCTCTACCACCTCCCTTACCGTATCATAGTACGGGTTTCAAACCCTCTAAGGAACCCTACAAACCTTCTATGTCGCGAGAGACATAGGAGACTCTCTCGCGAGTTTCAAACCCTCTAAGGAACCCTACAAACAATATATCGAAATGCCTGATGATTTGATTGCATTTGTGTTTCAAACCCTCTAAGGAACCCTACAAACGCCTTATCTACTTTCTCACCTGACTGCTTCAACTTCTCGTTTCAAACCCTCTAAGGAACCCTACAAACCATAGGATATGGTGGTAAAGGTGGTGGTGCCAGCACCATGTTTCAAACCCTCTAAGGAACCCTACAAACTGAACGCCACAATCACATATGAGACCTACGATCAGCACGGTTTCAAACCCTCTAAGGAACCCTACAAACTACCAGAGAGTTTCTCGCTGACATTCGTGACTGCTTGTTTCAAACCCTCTAAGGAACCCTACAAACTTAAACCCCTGAGCACCATAGCACGTTTTAAGATCCTTGTTTCAAACCCTCTAAGGAACCCTACAAACACGTCCAAGGAAATCTCGGCACGTGGGGTGCCGGTGGGTTTCAAACCCTCTAAGGAACCCTACAAACTTTTTATGAAAATCCTTGTAGTAGATGGAATAGACGGAGTGGGGTTTCAAACCCTCTAAGGAACCCTACAAACGGGAACCCGAGACTCTATTATGAGCGGGAAGTTCCCCACAGTTTCAAACCCTCTAAGGAACCCTACAAACATCGTTCGTAAACTATTTTTATAGTTTCTTTCCTGAACGGTTTCAAACCCTCTAAGGAACCCTACAAACAGAATCCACGCTTTTTAGTTGTGAAGCAAAAATCTACCGGTTTCAAACCCTCTAAGGAACCCTACAAACCTCCCGTGCGAGCATCCTGTCTTTAGTTGCCAGTGCCTGTTTCAAACCCTCTAAGGAACCCTACAAACACTACCCCGCCCTCACCGGTAGACCCCAAAATCACCTCCGTAAAAATAAATCTATCTTGTTATTAAGTGTTTTCTCAAGAGTAAATATAAAATCCTTGAGATCCGATAGATCGTCTAGAAAGCAGAGGATGAGCAGCAACCTGAACTCCTCCCTTCTCATGACGTCCTTGAACACGGTGTAAAGCGAGTAGAAGACCATGGCCAGCACGAAGATCAACTCGCGGAAGACGAACTTGGTGGAGCTCGTGAAGGGAAGGAAGGCCTTGATGTTCCTGTAAGACGTCTCAATGGGACCCCTAACCTTGTTGTACAGCTTCAGCACTTCCCTCTTGGTTAGGTTGAGGTTGGTCGCCCTCGCGAAGTACACCACGGTCTTCCTCTTCTTCTTAACGATTTCCTTACCATACACCAGAAGTCTGAAGTTGACCTGCTCTTCCTTCTTACGTCTCTTGCTATTGGTCGCGTACTCCCCGTCGAACTCCTCGTATATCTTCACGTCCCCCACGGGGACTCCTATCACGTACTTGAACTGCGATATGAACCTGAGGACTTCCACGGTGTAGAAGCCCGCGTCCAGGGTTACGAGTCTCACCTTGAAGCCCATTCCCGCAATTTGCTCCACGAGGAACTTCACGATCTCGTCCTTGGTCATCCCGTTAACTTGGGGAACGAAGGCCAGGAGGAGCACCATTCCCTGATACTTCGTGGTCGCGGTGGCGTAGTTCCACGAGCTCCCCTTGGCCGAACTACCCAACCCGTTCACCGGCTTACCGTACCACGTCTTCGTGGTCCAATCTATGGAGACGTCGACCTCCTTCACTCCCTTGAGCATCTCCATGGAAATCCTCCTCATGGACTCCAGGAGCTTCTCCACAACCTCGTTTCCCTGCTCCTCCACGTAGTTCCTCACGGTCTGAGGTGACACGTTGTACCCGTTGGACCTGCCCTCCACGGAGTCCTTCCATAAGCACGCGGAGACCAGAACTCTCGCTACCTCCTCCGCCCTTCTCCCCTTGAAGGTTAACAGGGAAAGTAATTTATATCCTATTTGTTGTAGATTATTTTGGTGAGGAAGACCCGGTGTTACCACCTTAGGTTCACCACGTGATAATACCGGGTTCCTCGCCTTAAACCTTTCTTCAATTTGTTGCGCTCTTCACAAAGCAATAAATTCTATTACTTTTTACGAATCTGATACTACCCAACCAGAATTATTTTTCGTAAAATGATTTTGGGTCTACCGTCACGGACGGGGTCTCAGGTGAGGTTTCAAACCCTCTAAGGAACCCTACAAACTTTTCGAACGGGTAAGATAATCAATTCACGACTTCATAGTTTCAAACCCTCTAAGGAACCCTACAAACCATTATGAGCCTCTTCCTTTTTATGTATTTCTTTTTCGTTTCAAACCCTCTAAGGAACCCTACAAACATACAATTACTAAACAGAAATAAACCGAAAACAGAAAGTTTCAAACCCTCTAAGGAACCCTACAAACATGATGATAGGTTCAAAACTCAACATCATCATCAAGTTTCAAACCCTCTAAGGAACCCTACAAACCTAGGAATCGAAGTCACGGTCTTTATCACCGGACTAGGTTTCAAACCCTCTAAGGAACCCTACAAACATGAGCCTCTTCCTTTTTTACGTATTCTTTGCGTCTTTGTTTCAAACCCTCTAAGGAACCCTACAAACTTCTCTACACAGTTGATGATGTGTGTACCGACCACCAGTTTCAAACCCTCTAAGGAACCCTACAAACAGAACGAAAACATTATCGATTTTACAATCAAGGGAATGTTTCAAACCCTCTAAGGAACCCTACAAACTTCAAATAGATGAAAATGGACAACTTCAAGAGGTGCAGTTTCAAACCCTCTAAGGAACCCTACAAACTATCTCCTTGAATGCATTGAGCGTCAACATATTCAGTGGTTTCAAACCCTCTAAGGAACCCTACAAACCAATTTTGTCCGTCGGAAAGTTTTTCCATTCAAGTTTCAAACCCTCTAAGGAACCCTACAAACCGTAGCCGTCGCCCACTGGGGACACGGCCCACGTCACCGTTTCAAACCCTCTAAGGAACCCTACAAACTAACCAGGGAGAGGCGATAATTCCTATACCTAGTGCCATGTTTCAAACCCTCTAAGGAACCCTACAAACTGAAGAGGATGATGAAGAATGAAGACTTCAACTTGGTGGTTTCAAACCCTCTAAGGAACCCTACAAACCAAATGAAGTACCGACACAAACTTTCCAGACGAGAGTTGTTTCAAACCCTCTAAGGAACCCTACAAACCAAAGTGGTGAGAGCGAAATGACGTATGAGGAATGGGGTTTCAAACCCTCTAAGGAACCCTACAAACCGTGGCAACTGGTTGCTTATTCCCCCCCACCCCGTTCAGTTTCAAACCCTCTAAGGAACCCTACAAACCCTGGCCCCGGTGGTCTGTTCCAGGCCACCGTGATAGGTTTCAAACCCTCTAAGGAACCCTACAAACTCTGTCGACGTTGGTTCATTGCCTAGGGAGGCGGTGTTTCAAACCCTCTAAGGAACCCTACAAACTGAAGAGCGAGGATCCTAGTGAGGCCCTTCCCCTCGTGTTTCAAACCCTCTAAGGAACCCTACAAACCGGATTGTAGAAAAAGACTCATATGTTATGAAGAAGAAGTTTCAAACCCTCTAAGGAACCCTACAAACTGTTGGCACTTGCAGAAACGCTTATCGCTTGAGAGAGGTTTCAAACCCTCTAAGGAACCCTACAAACTTTCCAACATCTTTTCAAATCCTTTCATGCATCGTTGTTTCAAACCCTCTAAGGAACCCTACAAACTTCTTCTGACATATTATTGAAATATTTATCGACTATCACGGTTTCAAACCCTCTAAGGAACCCTACAAACATTACATAAACTACAAATATCAACATCTCTTTTTATGTTTCAAACCCTCTAAGGAACCCTACAAACTACTCGGAGACAGTAGCGGAACGATTGAATTCTAGATGTTTCAAACCCTCTAAGGAACCCTACAAACACATAGAAGAGGAAGTTAAAAAACACGAACACTACGTGTTTCAAACCCTCTAAGGAACCCTACAAACTCAACATTCTACCTATATAGACTCCCACTATGACGGGTTTCAAACCCTCTAAGGAACCCTACAAACACAAGGTAAAGGCACAACAATTCGATAATAACGAGAAGGGTTTCAAACCCTCTAAGGAACCCTACAAACGAGAAGAAATTGCAGATTTGCCCCTGATTTATGAAAAAGTTTCAAACCCTCTAAGGAACCCTACAAACTGTTGGAGACATTTTTTATGAGAATCGTCACTTTACGGTTTCAAACCCTCTAAGGAACCCTACAAACAGATGGTATCGTCTTTCCCACCATAACCAGTTCGCCTAGTTTCAAACCCTCTAAGGAACCCTACAAACTGTACAACTTGATGAGAACGAAAACATCATAGATTGTTTCAAACCCTCTAAGGAACCCTACAAACAAGTACCCATCACGGAGGTATTGAATCCCCCAAGTTCCCAGGTTTCAAACCCTCTAAGGAACCCTACAAACAGGCATAAGCAGAAACGTAACGAACAACAGACACAGGGAGTTTCAAACCCTCTAAGGAACCCTACAAACCTATTTCTGTCTACTTTCTATCGAGGTGAGAACATTAGTTTCAAACCCTCTAAGGAACCCTACAAACGGTATATTACCTTTTCGGTGTCAGCAAGGTTTATATAGTTTCAAACCCTCTAAGGAACCCTACAAACAGAACGACATGAGGGCCTTCGCCCTGAAGAGGCACCAGTTTCAAACCCTCTAAGGAACCCTACAAACCACAGAGCTGAAGTCCGACCAGGACAAACTGAACGCTAGTTTCAAACCCTCTAAGGAACCCTACAAACCCTGCTTATTTTCATGTATTTTCTCCCTAAAAAACCTTTCTCCGAATTCGGCAGTGAGACTCCACCATGAACTTCCCTTTCACTGCCGAGGCAAAATCAAGGGAAAGAAATATGGTTTTTTCTGGATATTTCCTTTCTCCCTATCACTGCCGAATTTTTGACTTCCTACAACAAGGTGAAAAAATTTATACTTAAAAAATAACAATATATCCCATGTCAATTAAGTTAAGAGAGGACGTAGTGGTAACTGGTACCTTGATCTGGTACCTTAAGATTTGCCCCAGGGAAGTTTGGTACATGGCGAGGCAGATCACACCCTATGAGGGTCATCCGAAACTGGAGAAGGGACGAGCGATTCATCAAATATACTCAGATCGAATTCAGATCTCTCTGGAGGGAATGAAGATTGACGGGTTTAGGAGAGAGGAAAGAACCGTGATTGAGATAAAATCGTCTTCAAGACATCTTGAATCTGCAAGGGCGCAGACAAACTACTACTTATATAGATTGAAGGAGGTTGGTTTGAATTGCGAAGGTGAGATTTACGTTCCCAAGAAAGGAGAGAGGCATAGGGTTACGCTCAACGAAGACCAGGTTAGGAGGGATCTTGAGGAGGTTAAGAGTATCGTAAATTCGGAAAATCCACCTCCAAGAGTCAGGATTAAGTATTGCAAAAAGTGCGCATACAAGGACTTCTGTTGGGGGTAAGGCACAGTTTCCCGATCAATGATGAGTTGTTCGCTGATAACAGAAGAAGTTAAAGCAGAGTGGGGAAGGTATAACAACGCTCATTGGAGCTACCTCGGAAATACCGCTAGGGAATTAAGACCCGACCTTGACAAAGCGTTAGTTAAAACCACAGGAAAGCTTCCTTTCACATCGTTGACCCAGTTCATTGAGGCAATCAGATAGGTCCAAATGACGCCTTTCAACGTCTTAATGACCTCTCTCCATCTTTTCATGGTACAATCCCTTACGCGGAAACAAGTTGCTCTGTGGATTACCTGTAACTGAGGTCTCCACTTATAGATATGTAAGAAACGTCATTTTCAGGTAAAATACACAACTGTACCCGGTAGCTCCGTAATTTTCATCAAAGCTAACGTGAAATCCTCTTTTAAATCTATATGTGATTTCGAATTTAAGGGAAATCGGAGCTTTACAGCCTAGAAAATCGAATAGCAGTTGTTCTACTTTAACGTAGCTTAAACATTTTCATCAGACCCTGTGCGCCCCCTAAACCATTTTCAACGAATCTGAGGAGCTCCTCCACGCTCCTCAGCTTGAGGGACCCGATCAGGTCCCTCACCGCGTTTACTACCATCACGAAGAGGAGCAGGTAACCCTGAAGCCTTCTCCTCTTGAGGAAGGACGAGTCCTGCATTCCCAACGTCTTCACGTCCCTGTGTAACTTCTCTATCTCCCACCTGATCTTCCACGTCTCCTCGATCGTCTCGTCCTCCATGTTCAGGTCCGTGGTGTACAGGTTGAGCCTGCTATCTTTATATTCCAGTATCAACAACTTTACTGTAATGACCTGGTCTCCCAGGGTCAGGTCAGCGAAGTAAGATCCGGGAGGAAGATCTCCCACGTGGGGGTGACCCTCCACCTCCAACGCGTCCTTCCCCTCGGACCTGACCCTGAGGAGCCTCCTGTTGGACTTCAGCTCAGACACCACGTTACCCTTAACGAGCTTCTCCGACCAATACCAGGAGTCGAACACCACCCTTACCACGGGGAATCGGGTCTTGAGGACCTCAATCATCTCCGCAGCCATCTCGATCTTGGTTCGAAACTCGCTCACCTGCCCGCTCTCCCACATCTTCCTCGTGGCGTAGGGGAACGCCCCAACCATGTAGCTCCTTCCCG containing:
- a CDS encoding ISH3 family transposase, which gives rise to MVTPGLPHQNNLQQIGYKLLSLLTFKGRRAEEVARVLVSACLWKDSVEGRSNGYNVSPQTVRNYVEEQGNEVVEKLLESMRRISMEMLKGVKEVDVSIDWTTKTWYGKPVNGLGSSAKGSSWNYATATTKYQGMVLLLAFVPQVNGMTKDEIVKFLVEQIAGMGFKVRLVTLDAGFYTVEVLRFISQFKYVIGVPVGDVKIYEEFDGEYATNSKRRKKEEQVNFRLLVYGKEIVKKKRKTVVYFARATNLNLTKREVLKLYNKVRGPIETSYRNIKAFLPFTSSTKFVFRELIFVLAMVFYSLYTVFKDVMRREEFRLLLILCFLDDLSDLKDFIFTLEKTLNNKIDLFLRR
- the cas2 gene encoding CRISPR-associated endonuclease Cas2, with translation MYAILVYDIDESRVSKVLKTCRKYLTWIQRSVFEGEITEGNLELLSEELKRIIKDQDNVLIYLTPTKKNFRVVSIGKERDRSDNFL
- a CDS encoding resolvase; this encodes MSLTDEIRKVLRDNPSIIVEALMQRPDLL
- the cas4 gene encoding CRISPR-associated protein Cas4; the protein is MSIKLREDVVVTGTLIWYLKICPREVWYMARQITPYEGHPKLEKGRAIHQIYSDRIQISLEGMKIDGFRREERTVIEIKSSSRHLESARAQTNYYLYRLKEVGLNCEGEIYVPKKGERHRVTLNEDQVRRDLEEVKSIVNSENPPPRVRIKYCKKCAYKDFCWG